From Falco cherrug isolate bFalChe1 chromosome 4, bFalChe1.pri, whole genome shotgun sequence, one genomic window encodes:
- the NOS3 gene encoding nitric oxide synthase, endothelial isoform X3 has translation MGNLPAVLPGAARSCGLGLCSRQLSTTPEETAGTERGSLVPTRPAEPPRFARLKNWETGSIGYDTLCAQALQELPCSGQRCLGSLVLPRPLPAPAPDGPRPIEELLGLARDFITQYYLSLRRENSPAHAQRLREVEAAIMATGTYQLLEPELVFGAKQAWRNAARCVGRIQWNKLQVFDARDCASVGEMFSFLCTHIQYATNRGNIRSAITIFPQRMPGRGDFRIWNTQLIRYAGYRQPDGSVQGDPANVDITELCIQHGWSPGGGRFDVLPLLLQGPDEPPELFPLPPELVLEVPLQHPTLEWFGELGLRWYALPAVSNMLLEVGGLEFPAAPFNGWYMSSEIGTRNLCDSQRYNLLPEVALRMGLDTRTTSSLWKDKAAVEVNIAVLHSYQVAKVTIVDHHAATESFVKHMENELRTRGGCPADWVWIVPPISGSLTPVFHQEMVNYQLCPTFRYQPDAWKVYVSKGTTVTRRKTFKEVANAVKISAKLMGHMMARRVKATILYATETGKSRTYAWNLCQLFRRAFDPKVLCMDEYDVVSLEHETLVLVVTSTFGNGDPPECAESFSKALMEMTSPYTSTSQAEPPMSYKLRFNSVSQSDQLVTSWKKKRRQLSNTDSAGTLGALRFSVFGLGSRAYPHFCAFARAVDTRLEELGGERVLPMGEGDELCAQEESFRTWARLVFQAACETFCVGDVAGGAEELFAPPQSWKRQRHRLVGQPQATETLAGLSHLHKRRVLPCTVLSVENLQSEESSRATLLVRLDSAGQAELRYQPGDHLGVFPANRAELVRGVLGRVRDPPPPEQPVVVESLEGDPGDGPVSPQPGVPQSRLPPCTLAQALTFFLDVAAPPSPQFLQLLATLAQEPADRQRLQQLGQDARLYEDWKWFRCPTLLEVLEEFPSVGLPASLLLTQLPLLQPRYYSISSAPGPSPGEIHLTVAVVTYHSENGQGPLHYGVCSTWLARLQPGDTVPAFIRGAPSFRLPAAAEAPCILVGPGTGVAPFRSFWQHRLYHLRAGGGPLGSMVLVFGCRSSALDHIYRQEMQEAQEQGALSQVLTAFSRELGTPKDKNRYHEDIFGLTFRTQEVAFRIRSQSFSMQERQQPGPAP, from the exons ATGGGCAACCTGCCGGCCGTgctgcccggcgctgcccgctcCTGCGGCCTCGGCCTCTGCTCCCGCCAGCTCAGCACCACGCCTGAGGAGACTGCGGGCACCGAGCGGGGCAG cttggtgcCCACCCGCCCAGCGGAGCCCCCTCGCTTTGCCCGGCTGAAGAACTGGGAGACAGGGAGCATCGGCTATGACACTCTCTGTGCCCAGGCCCTGCag gagctgccctgctcagggcagcgctgcctgggctCCTTGGTGCTGCCACGGCCActgccggccccggcccctgaTGGCCCCCGGCCCATCGAGGAGCTGCTGGGCCTGGCCCGGGACTTCATCACCCAGTACTACCTGTCCCTGCGCCG GGAGAACTCACCAGCGCACGCCCAGCGGCTGCGAGAGGTGGAAGCCGCCATCATGGCCACCGGCACCTACCAGCTGCTGGAGCCCGAGCTCGTCTTTGGGGCCAAGCAGGCCTGGCGCAACGCCGCACGCTGCGTGGGGCGCATCCAGTGGaacaagctgcag GTGTTTGACGCCCGGGACTGCGCCAGTGTGGGAGAGATGTTCAGCTTCCTCTGCACCCACATCCAGTACGCCACCAACCGCGGCAACATTCG GTCGGCCATCACCATTTTTCCCCAGCGGATGCCGGGTCGCGGTGATTTCCGCATCTGGAACACGCAGCTGATCCGCTATGCTGGGTACCGGCAGCCCGATGGCTCCGTGCAGGGGGACCCAGCCAACGTTGACATCACCGAG ctctgcatccAGCACGGCTGgagccccggcggcggccgctTCGAcgtgctgccgctgctgctgcagggcccCGACGAGCCCCCCGAGCTCTTCCCGCTCCCGCCGGAGCTGGTCCTCGAggtgcccctccagcaccccaC GCTGGAGTGGTTCGGGGAGCTGGGGTTGCGGTGGTACGCGCTGCCGGCTGTCTCCAACATGCTGCTGGAGGTCGGGGGGCTGGAGTTCCCGGCAGCCCCCTTCAACGGCTGGTACATGAGCAGTGAGATCGGCACCAGGAACCTCTGCGACAGCCAGCGCTACAACCTGCTGCCG GAGGTGGCCCTGCGCATGGGGCTGGACACACGAACGACATCGTCCCTCTGGAAGGACAAGGCAGCAGTGGAGGTGAACATCGCCGTGCTGCACAGCTACCAG GTGGCCAAGGTGACAATCGTGGACCACCACGCGGCCACAGAGTCCTTTGTGAAGCACATGGAGAATGAGCTGCGGACACGGGGGGGGTGCCCTGCAGACTGGGTCTGGATCGTGCCCCCCATCTCGGGCAGCCTCACCCCTGTCTTCCACCAGGAGATGGTCAACTACCAGCTCTGCCCCACCTTCCGCTACCAG CCCGATGCCTGGAAGGTCTACGTCTCTAAGGGCACCACTGTCACCAGGAGAAAGACCTTCAAGGAGGTGGCCAA TGCAGTGAAGATTTCAGCCAAGCTGATGGGACACATGATGGCACGCCGCGTCAAGGCCACCATTCTCTATGCCACCGAGACTGGCAAATCCCGGACCTATGCCTGGAACCTCTGCCAGCTTTTCCGACGTGCCTTCGACCCCaag GTGCTGTGCATGGATGAGTATGATGTGGTGTCCCTGGAACATGAGACCCTGGTTCTGGTGGTGACCAGCACCTTTGGCAATGGGGATCCCCCTGAGTGCGCGGAG AGCTTCTCCAAGGCACTGATGGAGATGACCTCACCCTACACCAGCACCtcccaggctgagccacccaT GAGCTACAAGCTGCGGTTCAACAGCGTCTCACAGTCTGACCAGCTCGTCACCTCCTGGAAGAAGAAGCGGCGGCAGCTGAGCAACACTGACAGTGCTGGCACGCTGGGCGCCCTGCG GTTCTCGGTGTTCGGGCTGGGGTCCCGGGCATACCCCCACTTCTGTGCCTTCGCCCGGGCGGTGGACACAcggctggaggagctggggggggagcGGGTGCTGCCCATGGGTGAGGGCGACGAGCTCTGTGCCCAGGAGGAGTCCTTCCGCACGTGGGCCCGCCTCGTCTTCCAG GCTGCCTGTGAGACCTTCTGCGTGGGGGACGTGGCAGGGGGGGCCGAGGAGCTCTTCGCCCCCCCCCAAAGCTGGAAGCGCCAGAGGCACCGGCTGGTTGGGCAGCCCCAGGCCACGGAGACCCTGGCTg GGCTGTCCCACCTGCACAAGCGCCGGGTGTTGCCCTGCACGGTGCTTTCCGTGGAGAACCTGCAGAGCGAGGAGTCCAG CCGGGCTACCCTGCTGGTGCGGCTGGACTCGGCGGGGCAGGCGGAGCTGCGGTACCAGCCCGGGGACCACCTCGGCGTCTTCCCCGCCAACCGCGCCGAGCTGGTGCGGGGGGTCCTGGGCCGCGTGCGCGACCCGCCGCCCCCCGAGCAGCCTGTCGTGGTGGAGAGTCTGGAGGGGGATCCCGGCG ACGGGCCCGtgtccccccagcccggggTGCCACAGAGCCGCCTGCCCCCCTGCACCCTGGCCCAGGCACTCACCTTCTTCCTGGATGTGGcggcccccccgagcccccagTTTCTGCAGCTTCTGGCTACACTGGCACAGGAGCCAGCCGACCGGCAGCGCCTGCAGCAGCTCGGCcag GATGCCCGGCTGTATGAGGACTGGAAGTGGTTCCGGTGCCCCACgctgctggaggtgctggaggagTTCCCCTCGGTGGGGCTGCCggcctccctgctgctcaccCAGCTGCCACTGCTCCAGCCGCGCTACTACTCCATCAGCTCCGCAcctggccccagccctggggagatCCACCTCACAGTGGCCGTAGTCACCTACCACAGTGAGa ATGGGCAGGGCCCCCTGCACTACGGCGTCTGCTCCACCTGGCTGGCACGGCTGCAGCCGGGGGACACCGTGCCCGCCTTCATCCGGGG CGCCCCGTCGTTCCGGCTGCCGGCCGCCGCGGAGGCGCCCTGCATCCTGGTGGGGCCCGGCACCGGCGTCGCGCCCTTCCGCAGCTTCTGGCAGCACCGGCTGTACCACCTGCGGGCCGGAg GCGGCCCCCTGGGCAGCATGGTGCTGGTTTTCGGCTGCCGCTCCTCAGCGCTGGACCACATCTACCGGCAGGAGATGCAGgaggcacaggagcaggggGCCCTCAGCCAGGTCCTCACTGCCTTCTCCCGTGAGCTGGGGACCCCCAAG GACAAGAACCGCTACCACGAGGACATCTTCGGCCTCACCTTCCGCACGCAGGAGGTGGCCTTCCGCATCCGCAGCCAGTCCTTCTCCATGCAGGAGCGCCAGCAGCCGGGCCCGGCCCCCTGA
- the NOS3 gene encoding nitric oxide synthase, endothelial isoform X4, whose translation MATGTYQLLEPELVFGAKQAWRNAARCVGRIQWNKLQVFDARDCASVGEMFSFLCTHIQYATNRGNIRSAITIFPQRMPGRGDFRIWNTQLIRYAGYRQPDGSVQGDPANVDITELCIQHGWSPGGGRFDVLPLLLQGPDEPPELFPLPPELVLEVPLQHPTLEWFGELGLRWYALPAVSNMLLEVGGLEFPAAPFNGWYMSSEIGTRNLCDSQRYNLLPEVALRMGLDTRTTSSLWKDKAAVEVNIAVLHSYQVAKVTIVDHHAATESFVKHMENELRTRGGCPADWVWIVPPISGSLTPVFHQEMVNYQLCPTFRYQPDAWKVYVSKGTTVTRRKTFKEVANAVKISAKLMGHMMARRVKATILYATETGKSRTYAWNLCQLFRRAFDPKVLCMDEYDVVSLEHETLVLVVTSTFGNGDPPECAESFSKALMEMTSPYTSTSQAEPPMSYKLRFNSVSQSDQLVTSWKKKRRQLSNTDSAGTLGALRFSVFGLGSRAYPHFCAFARAVDTRLEELGGERVLPMGEGDELCAQEESFRTWARLVFQAACETFCVGDVAGGAEELFAPPQSWKRQRHRLVGQPQATETLAGLSHLHKRRVLPCTVLSVENLQSEESSRATLLVRLDSAGQAELRYQPGDHLGVFPANRAELVRGVLGRVRDPPPPEQPVVVESLEGDPGDGPVSPQPGVPQSRLPPCTLAQALTFFLDVAAPPSPQFLQLLATLAQEPADRQRLQQLGQDARLYEDWKWFRCPTLLEVLEEFPSVGLPASLLLTQLPLLQPRYYSISSAPGPSPGEIHLTVAVVTYHSENGQGPLHYGVCSTWLARLQPGDTVPAFIRGAPSFRLPAAAEAPCILVGPGTGVAPFRSFWQHRLYHLRAGGGPLGSMVLVFGCRSSALDHIYRQEMQEAQEQGALSQVLTAFSRELGTPKTYVQDVLRMQLAAEVHRVLCQSAGHMYVCGDVTMATEVLQTVQHILVQQAGMTLGQAGDFISELRDKNRYHEDIFGLTFRTQEVAFRIRSQSFSMQERQQPGPAP comes from the exons ATGGCCACCGGCACCTACCAGCTGCTGGAGCCCGAGCTCGTCTTTGGGGCCAAGCAGGCCTGGCGCAACGCCGCACGCTGCGTGGGGCGCATCCAGTGGaacaagctgcag GTGTTTGACGCCCGGGACTGCGCCAGTGTGGGAGAGATGTTCAGCTTCCTCTGCACCCACATCCAGTACGCCACCAACCGCGGCAACATTCG GTCGGCCATCACCATTTTTCCCCAGCGGATGCCGGGTCGCGGTGATTTCCGCATCTGGAACACGCAGCTGATCCGCTATGCTGGGTACCGGCAGCCCGATGGCTCCGTGCAGGGGGACCCAGCCAACGTTGACATCACCGAG ctctgcatccAGCACGGCTGgagccccggcggcggccgctTCGAcgtgctgccgctgctgctgcagggcccCGACGAGCCCCCCGAGCTCTTCCCGCTCCCGCCGGAGCTGGTCCTCGAggtgcccctccagcaccccaC GCTGGAGTGGTTCGGGGAGCTGGGGTTGCGGTGGTACGCGCTGCCGGCTGTCTCCAACATGCTGCTGGAGGTCGGGGGGCTGGAGTTCCCGGCAGCCCCCTTCAACGGCTGGTACATGAGCAGTGAGATCGGCACCAGGAACCTCTGCGACAGCCAGCGCTACAACCTGCTGCCG GAGGTGGCCCTGCGCATGGGGCTGGACACACGAACGACATCGTCCCTCTGGAAGGACAAGGCAGCAGTGGAGGTGAACATCGCCGTGCTGCACAGCTACCAG GTGGCCAAGGTGACAATCGTGGACCACCACGCGGCCACAGAGTCCTTTGTGAAGCACATGGAGAATGAGCTGCGGACACGGGGGGGGTGCCCTGCAGACTGGGTCTGGATCGTGCCCCCCATCTCGGGCAGCCTCACCCCTGTCTTCCACCAGGAGATGGTCAACTACCAGCTCTGCCCCACCTTCCGCTACCAG CCCGATGCCTGGAAGGTCTACGTCTCTAAGGGCACCACTGTCACCAGGAGAAAGACCTTCAAGGAGGTGGCCAA TGCAGTGAAGATTTCAGCCAAGCTGATGGGACACATGATGGCACGCCGCGTCAAGGCCACCATTCTCTATGCCACCGAGACTGGCAAATCCCGGACCTATGCCTGGAACCTCTGCCAGCTTTTCCGACGTGCCTTCGACCCCaag GTGCTGTGCATGGATGAGTATGATGTGGTGTCCCTGGAACATGAGACCCTGGTTCTGGTGGTGACCAGCACCTTTGGCAATGGGGATCCCCCTGAGTGCGCGGAG AGCTTCTCCAAGGCACTGATGGAGATGACCTCACCCTACACCAGCACCtcccaggctgagccacccaT GAGCTACAAGCTGCGGTTCAACAGCGTCTCACAGTCTGACCAGCTCGTCACCTCCTGGAAGAAGAAGCGGCGGCAGCTGAGCAACACTGACAGTGCTGGCACGCTGGGCGCCCTGCG GTTCTCGGTGTTCGGGCTGGGGTCCCGGGCATACCCCCACTTCTGTGCCTTCGCCCGGGCGGTGGACACAcggctggaggagctggggggggagcGGGTGCTGCCCATGGGTGAGGGCGACGAGCTCTGTGCCCAGGAGGAGTCCTTCCGCACGTGGGCCCGCCTCGTCTTCCAG GCTGCCTGTGAGACCTTCTGCGTGGGGGACGTGGCAGGGGGGGCCGAGGAGCTCTTCGCCCCCCCCCAAAGCTGGAAGCGCCAGAGGCACCGGCTGGTTGGGCAGCCCCAGGCCACGGAGACCCTGGCTg GGCTGTCCCACCTGCACAAGCGCCGGGTGTTGCCCTGCACGGTGCTTTCCGTGGAGAACCTGCAGAGCGAGGAGTCCAG CCGGGCTACCCTGCTGGTGCGGCTGGACTCGGCGGGGCAGGCGGAGCTGCGGTACCAGCCCGGGGACCACCTCGGCGTCTTCCCCGCCAACCGCGCCGAGCTGGTGCGGGGGGTCCTGGGCCGCGTGCGCGACCCGCCGCCCCCCGAGCAGCCTGTCGTGGTGGAGAGTCTGGAGGGGGATCCCGGCG ACGGGCCCGtgtccccccagcccggggTGCCACAGAGCCGCCTGCCCCCCTGCACCCTGGCCCAGGCACTCACCTTCTTCCTGGATGTGGcggcccccccgagcccccagTTTCTGCAGCTTCTGGCTACACTGGCACAGGAGCCAGCCGACCGGCAGCGCCTGCAGCAGCTCGGCcag GATGCCCGGCTGTATGAGGACTGGAAGTGGTTCCGGTGCCCCACgctgctggaggtgctggaggagTTCCCCTCGGTGGGGCTGCCggcctccctgctgctcaccCAGCTGCCACTGCTCCAGCCGCGCTACTACTCCATCAGCTCCGCAcctggccccagccctggggagatCCACCTCACAGTGGCCGTAGTCACCTACCACAGTGAGa ATGGGCAGGGCCCCCTGCACTACGGCGTCTGCTCCACCTGGCTGGCACGGCTGCAGCCGGGGGACACCGTGCCCGCCTTCATCCGGGG CGCCCCGTCGTTCCGGCTGCCGGCCGCCGCGGAGGCGCCCTGCATCCTGGTGGGGCCCGGCACCGGCGTCGCGCCCTTCCGCAGCTTCTGGCAGCACCGGCTGTACCACCTGCGGGCCGGAg GCGGCCCCCTGGGCAGCATGGTGCTGGTTTTCGGCTGCCGCTCCTCAGCGCTGGACCACATCTACCGGCAGGAGATGCAGgaggcacaggagcaggggGCCCTCAGCCAGGTCCTCACTGCCTTCTCCCGTGAGCTGGGGACCCCCAAG ACCTACGTGCAGGATGTGCTGCGgatgcagctggcagcagaggtgCACCGGGTGCTGTGCCAGAGCGCTGGGCACATGTATGTCTGTGGGGATGTGACGATGGCCACCGAGGTGCTGCAGACGGTGCAGCACATCCTGGTGCAGCAAGCCGGCATGACGCTGGGGCAGGCCGGGGACTTCATCAGTGAGCTGCGG GACAAGAACCGCTACCACGAGGACATCTTCGGCCTCACCTTCCGCACGCAGGAGGTGGCCTTCCGCATCCGCAGCCAGTCCTTCTCCATGCAGGAGCGCCAGCAGCCGGGCCCGGCCCCCTGA
- the NOS3 gene encoding nitric oxide synthase, endothelial isoform X2: protein MGNLPAVLPGAARSCGLGLCSRQLSTTPEETAGTERGSLVPTRPAEPPRFARLKNWETGSIGYDTLCAQALQELPCSGQRCLGSLVLPRPLPAPAPDGPRPIEELLGLARDFITQYYLSLRRENSPAHAQRLREVEAAIMATGTYQLLEPELVFGAKQAWRNAARCVGRIQWNKLQVFDARDCASVGEMFSFLCTHIQYATNRGNIRSAITIFPQRMPGRGDFRIWNTQLIRYAGYRQPDGSVQGDPANVDITEGPDEPPELFPLPPELVLEVPLQHPTLEWFGELGLRWYALPAVSNMLLEVGGLEFPAAPFNGWYMSSEIGTRNLCDSQRYNLLPEVALRMGLDTRTTSSLWKDKAAVEVNIAVLHSYQVAKVTIVDHHAATESFVKHMENELRTRGGCPADWVWIVPPISGSLTPVFHQEMVNYQLCPTFRYQPDAWKVYVSKGTTVTRRKTFKEVANAVKISAKLMGHMMARRVKATILYATETGKSRTYAWNLCQLFRRAFDPKVLCMDEYDVVSLEHETLVLVVTSTFGNGDPPECAESFSKALMEMTSPYTSTSQAEPPMSYKLRFNSVSQSDQLVTSWKKKRRQLSNTDSAGTLGALRFSVFGLGSRAYPHFCAFARAVDTRLEELGGERVLPMGEGDELCAQEESFRTWARLVFQAACETFCVGDVAGGAEELFAPPQSWKRQRHRLVGQPQATETLAGLSHLHKRRVLPCTVLSVENLQSEESSRATLLVRLDSAGQAELRYQPGDHLGVFPANRAELVRGVLGRVRDPPPPEQPVVVESLEGDPGDGPVSPQPGVPQSRLPPCTLAQALTFFLDVAAPPSPQFLQLLATLAQEPADRQRLQQLGQDARLYEDWKWFRCPTLLEVLEEFPSVGLPASLLLTQLPLLQPRYYSISSAPGPSPGEIHLTVAVVTYHSENGQGPLHYGVCSTWLARLQPGDTVPAFIRGAPSFRLPAAAEAPCILVGPGTGVAPFRSFWQHRLYHLRAGGGPLGSMVLVFGCRSSALDHIYRQEMQEAQEQGALSQVLTAFSRELGTPKTYVQDVLRMQLAAEVHRVLCQSAGHMYVCGDVTMATEVLQTVQHILVQQAGMTLGQAGDFISELRDKNRYHEDIFGLTFRTQEVAFRIRSQSFSMQERQQPGPAP, encoded by the exons ATGGGCAACCTGCCGGCCGTgctgcccggcgctgcccgctcCTGCGGCCTCGGCCTCTGCTCCCGCCAGCTCAGCACCACGCCTGAGGAGACTGCGGGCACCGAGCGGGGCAG cttggtgcCCACCCGCCCAGCGGAGCCCCCTCGCTTTGCCCGGCTGAAGAACTGGGAGACAGGGAGCATCGGCTATGACACTCTCTGTGCCCAGGCCCTGCag gagctgccctgctcagggcagcgctgcctgggctCCTTGGTGCTGCCACGGCCActgccggccccggcccctgaTGGCCCCCGGCCCATCGAGGAGCTGCTGGGCCTGGCCCGGGACTTCATCACCCAGTACTACCTGTCCCTGCGCCG GGAGAACTCACCAGCGCACGCCCAGCGGCTGCGAGAGGTGGAAGCCGCCATCATGGCCACCGGCACCTACCAGCTGCTGGAGCCCGAGCTCGTCTTTGGGGCCAAGCAGGCCTGGCGCAACGCCGCACGCTGCGTGGGGCGCATCCAGTGGaacaagctgcag GTGTTTGACGCCCGGGACTGCGCCAGTGTGGGAGAGATGTTCAGCTTCCTCTGCACCCACATCCAGTACGCCACCAACCGCGGCAACATTCG GTCGGCCATCACCATTTTTCCCCAGCGGATGCCGGGTCGCGGTGATTTCCGCATCTGGAACACGCAGCTGATCCGCTATGCTGGGTACCGGCAGCCCGATGGCTCCGTGCAGGGGGACCCAGCCAACGTTGACATCACCGAG ggcccCGACGAGCCCCCCGAGCTCTTCCCGCTCCCGCCGGAGCTGGTCCTCGAggtgcccctccagcaccccaC GCTGGAGTGGTTCGGGGAGCTGGGGTTGCGGTGGTACGCGCTGCCGGCTGTCTCCAACATGCTGCTGGAGGTCGGGGGGCTGGAGTTCCCGGCAGCCCCCTTCAACGGCTGGTACATGAGCAGTGAGATCGGCACCAGGAACCTCTGCGACAGCCAGCGCTACAACCTGCTGCCG GAGGTGGCCCTGCGCATGGGGCTGGACACACGAACGACATCGTCCCTCTGGAAGGACAAGGCAGCAGTGGAGGTGAACATCGCCGTGCTGCACAGCTACCAG GTGGCCAAGGTGACAATCGTGGACCACCACGCGGCCACAGAGTCCTTTGTGAAGCACATGGAGAATGAGCTGCGGACACGGGGGGGGTGCCCTGCAGACTGGGTCTGGATCGTGCCCCCCATCTCGGGCAGCCTCACCCCTGTCTTCCACCAGGAGATGGTCAACTACCAGCTCTGCCCCACCTTCCGCTACCAG CCCGATGCCTGGAAGGTCTACGTCTCTAAGGGCACCACTGTCACCAGGAGAAAGACCTTCAAGGAGGTGGCCAA TGCAGTGAAGATTTCAGCCAAGCTGATGGGACACATGATGGCACGCCGCGTCAAGGCCACCATTCTCTATGCCACCGAGACTGGCAAATCCCGGACCTATGCCTGGAACCTCTGCCAGCTTTTCCGACGTGCCTTCGACCCCaag GTGCTGTGCATGGATGAGTATGATGTGGTGTCCCTGGAACATGAGACCCTGGTTCTGGTGGTGACCAGCACCTTTGGCAATGGGGATCCCCCTGAGTGCGCGGAG AGCTTCTCCAAGGCACTGATGGAGATGACCTCACCCTACACCAGCACCtcccaggctgagccacccaT GAGCTACAAGCTGCGGTTCAACAGCGTCTCACAGTCTGACCAGCTCGTCACCTCCTGGAAGAAGAAGCGGCGGCAGCTGAGCAACACTGACAGTGCTGGCACGCTGGGCGCCCTGCG GTTCTCGGTGTTCGGGCTGGGGTCCCGGGCATACCCCCACTTCTGTGCCTTCGCCCGGGCGGTGGACACAcggctggaggagctggggggggagcGGGTGCTGCCCATGGGTGAGGGCGACGAGCTCTGTGCCCAGGAGGAGTCCTTCCGCACGTGGGCCCGCCTCGTCTTCCAG GCTGCCTGTGAGACCTTCTGCGTGGGGGACGTGGCAGGGGGGGCCGAGGAGCTCTTCGCCCCCCCCCAAAGCTGGAAGCGCCAGAGGCACCGGCTGGTTGGGCAGCCCCAGGCCACGGAGACCCTGGCTg GGCTGTCCCACCTGCACAAGCGCCGGGTGTTGCCCTGCACGGTGCTTTCCGTGGAGAACCTGCAGAGCGAGGAGTCCAG CCGGGCTACCCTGCTGGTGCGGCTGGACTCGGCGGGGCAGGCGGAGCTGCGGTACCAGCCCGGGGACCACCTCGGCGTCTTCCCCGCCAACCGCGCCGAGCTGGTGCGGGGGGTCCTGGGCCGCGTGCGCGACCCGCCGCCCCCCGAGCAGCCTGTCGTGGTGGAGAGTCTGGAGGGGGATCCCGGCG ACGGGCCCGtgtccccccagcccggggTGCCACAGAGCCGCCTGCCCCCCTGCACCCTGGCCCAGGCACTCACCTTCTTCCTGGATGTGGcggcccccccgagcccccagTTTCTGCAGCTTCTGGCTACACTGGCACAGGAGCCAGCCGACCGGCAGCGCCTGCAGCAGCTCGGCcag GATGCCCGGCTGTATGAGGACTGGAAGTGGTTCCGGTGCCCCACgctgctggaggtgctggaggagTTCCCCTCGGTGGGGCTGCCggcctccctgctgctcaccCAGCTGCCACTGCTCCAGCCGCGCTACTACTCCATCAGCTCCGCAcctggccccagccctggggagatCCACCTCACAGTGGCCGTAGTCACCTACCACAGTGAGa ATGGGCAGGGCCCCCTGCACTACGGCGTCTGCTCCACCTGGCTGGCACGGCTGCAGCCGGGGGACACCGTGCCCGCCTTCATCCGGGG CGCCCCGTCGTTCCGGCTGCCGGCCGCCGCGGAGGCGCCCTGCATCCTGGTGGGGCCCGGCACCGGCGTCGCGCCCTTCCGCAGCTTCTGGCAGCACCGGCTGTACCACCTGCGGGCCGGAg GCGGCCCCCTGGGCAGCATGGTGCTGGTTTTCGGCTGCCGCTCCTCAGCGCTGGACCACATCTACCGGCAGGAGATGCAGgaggcacaggagcaggggGCCCTCAGCCAGGTCCTCACTGCCTTCTCCCGTGAGCTGGGGACCCCCAAG ACCTACGTGCAGGATGTGCTGCGgatgcagctggcagcagaggtgCACCGGGTGCTGTGCCAGAGCGCTGGGCACATGTATGTCTGTGGGGATGTGACGATGGCCACCGAGGTGCTGCAGACGGTGCAGCACATCCTGGTGCAGCAAGCCGGCATGACGCTGGGGCAGGCCGGGGACTTCATCAGTGAGCTGCGG GACAAGAACCGCTACCACGAGGACATCTTCGGCCTCACCTTCCGCACGCAGGAGGTGGCCTTCCGCATCCGCAGCCAGTCCTTCTCCATGCAGGAGCGCCAGCAGCCGGGCCCGGCCCCCTGA